The proteins below come from a single Triticum aestivum cultivar Chinese Spring chromosome 5D, IWGSC CS RefSeq v2.1, whole genome shotgun sequence genomic window:
- the LOC123125306 gene encoding ornithine decarboxylase: MVGSSPMQAVLVAPGVKDKKVLAFRRDALKEKDAVAALMRTIAAGGVRSAFYVFDLARVVDLYRGWRRALPGVRACYAVKCNPEPALLGALAALGAGFDCASRREIEAVLALGVQPGSIVYANPCKPEAHLEYAAEVGVNLTTYDSEEEVIKVKRCHPGCELILRIKGPDGGEARVDLGTKYGAHEDEVLPLLRAAQREGLNVAGVSFHVGSGASNTDVYRGAIEAARGVFDAAAGLGMPPMRVLDIGGGFMAGPAFDEAAAVINAALERYFGELPCVEVIGEPGRYFAETAFTMAARVIGKRTRGEVREYWIDDGLYGTLSCIPMDHYVPQPRPLAVPRAGEKTYTSTVFGPTCDSLDTVVTGYQLPEMSVGDWLVFDDMGAYTTASGSNFNGFSTSDIKTYLAYSS, from the coding sequence ATGGTTGGGAGCAGCCCGATGCAGGCGGTGCTGGTGGCGCCGGGGGTGAAGGACAAGAAGGTGCTGGCGTTCCGGCGGGACGCGCTCAAGGAGAAGGACGCCGTCGCCGCGCTGATGCGCACCATCGCAGCCGGCGGCGTGCGGAGCGCCTTCTACGTCTTCGACCTCGCCCGGGTCGTCGACCTGTACCGCGGCTGGCGCCGCGCGCTCCCCGGCGTGCGCGCCTGCTACGCCGTCAAGTGCAACCCGGAGCCGGCGCTGCTCGGCGCGCTGGCCGCGCTCGGGGCCGGCTTCGACTGCGCCAGCCGCAGGGAGATCGAGGCCGTGCTCGCGCTCGGCGTGCAGCCCGGCAGCATCGTGTACGCCAACCCGTGCAAGCCCGAGGCGCACCTCGAGTACGCCGCTGAGGTGGGCGTCAACCTCACCACCTACGACTCCGAGGAGGAGGTGATCAAGGTGAAGCGCTGCCACCCGGGCTGCGAGCTCATCCTCCGCATCAAGGGCCCGGACGGCGGCGAGGCCCGGGTGGACCTCGGCACCAAGTACGGCGCGCACGAGGACGAGGTCctgccgctcctccgcgccgcccagCGCGAGGGGCTCAACGTGGCTGGCGTGTCGTTCCACGTCGGCAGCGGCGCGTCCAACACGGACGTGTACCGGGGCGCCATTGAGGCCGCGCGCGGGGTCTTCGACGCGGCAGCCGGGCTCGGCATGCCGCCCATGCGCGTGCTCGATATCGGCGGCGGGTTCATGGCCGGCCCGGCGTTCGACGAGGCGGCCGCGGTCATCAACGCGGCGCTCGAGCGTTACTTCGGGGAGCTTCCCTGCGTGGAGGTGATAGGCGAGCCGGGGAGGTACTTCGCCGAGACCGCCTTCACAATGGCGGCGCGGGTCATCGGGAAGCGCACTCGCGGCGAGGTACGCGAGTACTGGATCGACGACGGCCTCTACGGCACCCTCAGCTGCATCCCCATGGACCACTACGTGCCCCAACCGAGGCCGCTCGCCGTGCCGCGCGCCGGCGAGAAGACGTACACGTCGACGGTGTTCGGGCCGACGTGCGACTCCCTCGACACGGTGGTGACCGGGTACCAGCTGCCAGAGATGAGCGTAGGGGACTGGCTCGTGTTCGACGACATGGGCGCCTACACCACCGCCTCCGGCTCCAACTTCAACGGCTTCTCCACCTCGGACATCAAGACCTACTTGGCCTACTCAAGCTGA